The Helicobacter mustelae genome has a segment encoding these proteins:
- a CDS encoding polyprenyl synthetase family protein — translation MRYLEILREFEEFLQSYPIEMEGFHPVFAKAFWEMLKNGGKRFRPALLFAVVCSQNFSLAKNAFLPALALECLHTYSLIHDDLPCMDDASLRRGYPTLHRSYDEVTATLVGDGLNTFSFYLLTKAHLDPSTRLRLIEMLSHYGGIGGMVIGQAMDCYFENQHLEIEKLYAIHLNKTAKLIATSLCMGGVIANLPDGELRNLWDFGMDLGIFFQVRDDIIDRVENAQSVGKTTNNDYNKNSYVNLLGLSGAREEQRRLKALIVERLFAFPPLLQENLKVLLQKYFEEK, via the coding sequence ATGCGATATCTAGAAATTTTGAGGGAATTTGAGGAATTTTTGCAAAGCTATCCCATAGAGATGGAGGGCTTTCACCCTGTATTTGCTAAAGCATTTTGGGAGATGCTCAAAAATGGTGGCAAGCGCTTTCGCCCTGCATTGTTGTTTGCAGTGGTGTGTAGTCAGAATTTTTCCCTGGCAAAAAATGCCTTTTTACCAGCGCTGGCTTTAGAGTGTCTGCATACTTATTCTCTAATTCATGATGATTTACCTTGCATGGATGATGCGAGTTTGCGCCGCGGATATCCTACATTGCATAGGAGCTATGATGAAGTCACTGCCACGCTTGTGGGAGATGGGCTCAATACTTTTAGCTTCTATCTCCTAACAAAAGCCCATCTTGATCCTAGCACTAGGCTTAGGCTCATTGAGATGCTGAGCCATTATGGAGGCATTGGGGGCATGGTGATTGGGCAGGCAATGGATTGCTATTTTGAAAATCAACATCTTGAAATAGAAAAGCTTTATGCCATCCACCTCAATAAAACCGCCAAGCTCATTGCCACAAGCCTCTGCATGGGTGGGGTGATTGCAAATCTGCCTGATGGAGAGTTGCGCAACCTTTGGGATTTTGGCATGGATCTTGGGATTTTTTTCCAGGTGCGCGATGATATTATTGATCGGGTGGAAAATGCGCAGAGTGTGGGGAAAACCACAAATAATGATTACAATAAAAATAGCTATGTAAATCTTTTAGGACTCTCTGGTGCTAGAGAAGAGCAGAGGAGGCTCAAGGCTCTGATTGTGGAGCGCTTATTTGCATTTCCCCCACTCTTGCAGGAAAATCTTAAGGTCTTACTACAGAAATATTTTGAGGAAAAATAA
- a CDS encoding extracellular solute-binding protein: protein MPWCFFWLWILLCPSVFGQDAIALDGEPKYKHFKHFDYANPSAPKGGSLRSYVLGSFDSLNPFLLKGNPAEGLELVYDTLMAQSLDEPYSQYGLLADSIEVAKDHYSVIFHINPLAHFNDGVPVSAEDVKFSFDTLMSKGSVIYHQYYADVKEARVLDRSHVQFLFRTNQNRELPLILGQLQILPKHFYWKNGKNTFGEDVLQKPLGSGPYSVKSYDLGKKIIYERNPNYWARDLPVNVGFYNFDFMVYEYYKEESVALKAFLKGDYDWRLETTAKVWARGYVGKAIEQGKIKKVLIKNDLPSGMQGFFMNTRKKLFQNPLVREALLYAFDAQWSNRNLFFSQYSRTLSFFNHSIYAMSGLPSKKELEILQPYAKTLNARDPRILKDVYIIPRTDGEIKRGENLRENLKYARDLLKKAGFVIENFALVDERTKEPFVFTLTLGSPAFERLALSFAKNLQVLGITMNIEVVDSARYKNLVQNFDYDMIVAVIGQSLFPGNEQNYYWGSKSAAAKGSRNYAGIKDPVVDSLIKRLVNAKNKEEQIFITKALDRVLCWGFYVIPHFYLPYYRIAYDDRIKMPKIPPRYGINPALWWSADWHSEGEKYSGREK from the coding sequence ATGCCTTGGTGTTTTTTTTGGCTTTGGATTTTGCTCTGTCCTTCTGTGTTTGGGCAAGATGCCATCGCACTTGATGGAGAGCCAAAATACAAACATTTCAAACATTTTGATTATGCCAATCCCAGCGCTCCCAAGGGTGGTTCTCTTAGAAGTTATGTTTTAGGCAGCTTTGATAGCCTCAATCCCTTTTTGCTCAAGGGCAATCCCGCAGAGGGCTTGGAGTTGGTTTATGATACCTTGATGGCCCAAAGCCTAGATGAGCCCTATAGCCAATATGGACTTTTGGCAGATTCTATTGAGGTGGCAAAGGATCATTATTCTGTGATTTTTCATATCAATCCTTTGGCGCATTTTAATGACGGCGTACCTGTGAGTGCTGAGGATGTAAAATTTAGTTTTGATACCCTAATGAGCAAGGGATCAGTGATTTATCATCAGTATTATGCGGATGTAAAAGAGGCAAGAGTACTAGATCGCTCCCATGTGCAATTTTTATTTAGAACCAATCAAAATCGTGAATTGCCATTGATTCTTGGGCAGTTGCAGATTTTGCCCAAGCATTTTTATTGGAAAAATGGAAAGAATACCTTTGGAGAAGATGTGTTGCAAAAGCCCCTAGGCAGCGGTCCTTATAGCGTGAAAAGCTATGATTTGGGCAAAAAGATTATTTATGAGCGCAATCCCAATTATTGGGCTAGGGATTTACCTGTAAATGTAGGCTTTTACAATTTTGACTTTATGGTGTATGAATATTATAAAGAAGAAAGCGTGGCACTCAAGGCATTTTTAAAAGGGGATTATGATTGGCGCTTAGAGACCACAGCAAAGGTGTGGGCGCGCGGCTATGTGGGCAAGGCCATAGAGCAGGGCAAGATTAAAAAAGTCCTAATCAAAAATGATCTGCCCAGCGGCATGCAGGGATTTTTTATGAATACTCGCAAAAAGCTCTTTCAAAATCCCTTGGTGCGAGAGGCATTGCTCTATGCCTTTGATGCGCAGTGGAGCAATAGAAATCTTTTTTTCTCTCAATACAGCCGCACATTGAGCTTTTTTAATCATTCCATTTATGCTATGTCTGGCCTCCCCAGCAAAAAGGAATTGGAGATTTTGCAGCCCTATGCAAAAACCCTCAATGCGCGCGATCCTAGGATCTTGAAGGATGTCTATATCATCCCGCGCACAGATGGAGAGATAAAGCGCGGGGAGAATTTGCGAGAGAATCTCAAATACGCACGTGATTTGCTAAAAAAAGCAGGCTTTGTGATAGAGAATTTTGCCCTTGTAGATGAGCGCACCAAAGAGCCTTTTGTCTTTACGCTTACACTTGGAAGCCCTGCATTTGAGCGCCTGGCTTTGAGCTTTGCCAAAAATTTGCAAGTCCTTGGCATCACGATGAATATCGAGGTGGTGGACTCAGCGCGCTATAAGAATTTGGTGCAAAATTTTGATTATGACATGATCGTAGCAGTCATTGGCCAGTCGCTTTTTCCAGGCAATGAGCAGAATTATTATTGGGGGAGCAAGAGTGCTGCAGCAAAGGGGAGTCGCAATTATGCAGGCATCAAGGATCCCGTGGTGGATAGTCTCATCAAGCGCCTAGTGAATGCCAAAAACAAAGAAGAGCAGATTTTTATTACAAAGGCGCTGGATCGAGTTTTGTGCTGGGGTTTTTATGTGATCCCGCATTTTTATCTGCCCTATTATCGTATCGCCTATGATGATAGAATCAAAATGCCAAAAATCCCACCGCGCTATGGCATCAACCCTGCGCTTTGGTGGAGCGCAGATTGGCATAGTGAGGGAGAGAAATATAGTGGGAGAGAGAAATAA
- the surE gene encoding 5'/3'-nucleotidase SurE, translated as MRKILITNDDGFESRGLLALRDALSDLAQILVVAPAREKSACGHGLCLTSPLKFIKVDDDFYKLDDGGPTDCVYLALNAIYEDGQKPDLIVSGINLGSNMGEDTTYSGTVAGAIEGAIQGIPSLAISQLMKDKNLSDEYDFALAKKVIREIVQKIFSHSYPLGDRRLININVPQLEIEKCKGYKITQKGYRLYGNNAHLNRDPRGNEYYWLGLQPLAWKDRDGILSDFTATKEGYVSITPITLNLTSYEDLNSLQTWMEI; from the coding sequence ATGAGAAAAATTTTGATTACCAATGATGATGGATTTGAATCGCGTGGATTGTTGGCACTTAGAGATGCGCTCAGTGATTTGGCTCAGATTTTGGTTGTAGCTCCAGCGAGGGAAAAATCTGCCTGTGGCCATGGGCTCTGCCTCACTTCTCCTTTGAAATTTATCAAGGTGGATGATGATTTTTATAAATTAGATGATGGGGGCCCCACAGATTGTGTTTATCTTGCGCTCAATGCGATTTATGAAGATGGACAAAAACCCGATCTCATCGTCTCTGGCATCAATTTAGGTTCAAATATGGGAGAGGATACTACTTATTCTGGTACGGTGGCTGGAGCCATAGAGGGGGCCATCCAAGGGATCCCATCCCTGGCTATCTCTCAGCTCATGAAGGATAAAAATCTCTCAGATGAATATGATTTTGCCCTGGCAAAAAAGGTAATCCGCGAGATTGTACAAAAGATTTTTAGTCATTCTTATCCACTAGGAGATCGCAGGCTTATCAATATCAATGTCCCTCAGCTTGAAATTGAAAAATGCAAGGGATATAAAATCACGCAAAAGGGTTATCGGCTCTATGGTAATAATGCCCATCTCAATCGCGACCCCCGTGGCAATGAATATTATTGGCTAGGACTCCAGCCTCTTGCATGGAAGGATCGCGATGGCATACTCTCTGATTTTACCGCGACAAAAGAGGGATATGTCTCCATCACCCCCATCACCCTCAATCTCACAAGCTATGAAGATCTAAACAGCCTGCAGACATGGATGGAAATTTGA
- a CDS encoding YraN family protein, producing MSREKGLLAEKKAGEYLLERGFEIAEYNFFSRYGEIDIIALRDDVLHFIEVKSGKNFNPIYAITPQKMKKIIKTIEYYKCRNSLDLPFCIDAICIENDEILFLENITL from the coding sequence ATGAGTAGAGAAAAGGGATTGTTGGCAGAGAAAAAAGCAGGGGAATATCTTTTGGAGAGGGGTTTTGAGATTGCAGAATATAATTTCTTTTCTAGATATGGAGAGATTGATATCATCGCATTGAGGGATGATGTTTTGCATTTCATCGAAGTCAAAAGCGGGAAAAATTTCAATCCCATCTATGCAATCACTCCTCAAAAGATGAAAAAAATCATTAAAACTATTGAATATTATAAGTGTAGAAATTCTCTGGATTTGCCTTTTTGCATTGATGCAATTTGCATTGAAAATGATGAAATTTTATTTTTAGAGAATATTACCCTTTAA
- the trxA gene encoding thioredoxin, giving the protein MGQYVELTSENFVSVTQNGVAVVDFWAPWCGPCRMLAPVIDELAKEYEGKAAICKVNTDEQDELSAKFGIRSIPTILFMKNGEVVDQIVGASSKQVIKEKIDSLL; this is encoded by the coding sequence ATGGGACAATATGTTGAATTGACTTCAGAGAATTTTGTTTCTGTGACACAAAATGGCGTGGCAGTGGTGGATTTTTGGGCACCTTGGTGTGGCCCTTGCCGAATGTTAGCGCCCGTGATTGATGAGCTTGCCAAAGAATATGAAGGCAAAGCAGCAATCTGCAAGGTTAATACCGATGAGCAAGATGAGCTCTCTGCAAAATTTGGAATTCGCAGTATTCCAACAATCCTCTTCATGAAAAATGGAGAAGTCGTCGACCAGATCGTAGGCGCAAGCTCCAAGCAAGTTATCAAAGAAAAAATTGACTCTCTCTTATGA
- a CDS encoding homoserine dehydrogenase, translating to MREIGIGIIGVGVVGSSVVKILQENANIISARIGAKLVVKKGVVRDLNKVRDVDVALTTDRDCVIQDPEIEIIIELMGGVEEAYEVAKEVLQKNKSLVTANKAMLAYHRYELEQIAKNNPIGFEASVCGGIPIIKALKDGLGANHILSLRGILNGTSNYILTQMSSQKISFKDALKSAQELGYAEADPSLDIHGQDAGHKLLILASLAYGIDVKPEEIIIEGITQIDEDDIAFAKEFDFVIKPLGIAKKIHNEIELRVHPVLIDKNKMIAKVDGVMNAISVIGDCVGETLYYGAGAGGDATASAVISDLIEIGRGKNSAMLGFEREHFSFKIRDKREITSRYYLRLSTFDRAGVLSKVAGILSQNDISIEVFLQKQAKENIARLCIITHVSLEANIIHALEEIDKQEFIVDRSFFIRIEDFQ from the coding sequence ATGAGAGAGATTGGAATTGGAATTATTGGAGTGGGGGTGGTTGGCAGCAGTGTGGTGAAGATTTTACAGGAAAATGCAAATATCATTAGCGCAAGAATTGGTGCAAAACTTGTGGTCAAAAAAGGAGTGGTGAGAGATCTGAATAAAGTGCGGGATGTGGATGTCGCGCTAACCACAGATAGGGATTGTGTGATCCAGGATCCAGAAATTGAGATTATTATTGAGCTCATGGGAGGTGTAGAGGAGGCCTATGAGGTCGCTAAGGAAGTGTTGCAAAAAAATAAAAGTCTTGTTACTGCAAATAAGGCAATGCTTGCCTATCATCGCTATGAGCTTGAGCAGATTGCCAAAAATAATCCAATTGGTTTTGAAGCCAGTGTGTGTGGTGGGATCCCCATCATCAAGGCACTTAAAGATGGACTAGGCGCAAATCATATTCTTTCATTGCGCGGTATCCTCAATGGAACAAGCAATTACATCCTCACACAAATGAGTAGCCAAAAAATTAGCTTCAAAGATGCTTTGAAGAGTGCCCAGGAGCTAGGATATGCTGAAGCAGATCCTAGTCTTGATATTCATGGGCAGGATGCAGGGCATAAGCTTTTGATCCTTGCGTCTTTGGCATATGGTATTGATGTGAAGCCAGAAGAGATTATTATTGAGGGAATCACGCAGATTGATGAGGATGATATCGCATTTGCAAAGGAGTTTGATTTTGTCATCAAGCCCTTGGGTATTGCAAAAAAAATCCATAATGAAATCGAATTGAGGGTGCATCCTGTTTTGATTGACAAAAATAAAATGATTGCAAAAGTGGATGGCGTGATGAATGCTATTAGCGTGATTGGAGATTGTGTGGGTGAGACTTTGTATTATGGAGCGGGGGCAGGGGGGGATGCGACTGCTAGTGCGGTGATTAGTGATTTGATTGAAATTGGTAGAGGCAAAAACTCTGCTATGCTTGGCTTTGAAAGGGAGCATTTTTCTTTTAAAATTCGCGATAAAAGAGAGATTACTAGTCGTTATTATTTGAGGTTAAGCACTTTTGATCGCGCAGGCGTTTTGTCAAAAGTCGCTGGGATTTTGAGTCAAAATGATATTTCTATTGAAGTATTTTTACAAAAACAAGCCAAAGAAAATATCGCAAGACTTTGCATCATTACTCATGTCAGTTTAGAGGCAAATATCATTCACGCATTAGAAGAGATTGATAAACAAGAATTCATCGTGGATAGGTCTTTTTTTATACGTATTGAGGATTTTCAATAG
- a CDS encoding microcin C ABC transporter permease YejB yields the protein MYAYILKRLMLMIPTLLGIITINFFIIQLAPGGPVEQMMQKIDALQSVGGEVFKGSAKVGAYRGDSGMDQEMIAQLKKIYGFDKPIWERYFLMLKQYLKLDFGQSYYRQISVLDLIKEKLPVSISLGVFSTLIIYLLGIPLGIFKAYRDGGKWDVISSVVIIMANAIPVFLFGILLIVFFAGGSYFDWFPLKGLVGDDFENLSFWGKIRDYLWHITLPVLCLSIGGFATLVLLVKNSFLDEMQKYYVMYGRIKGVGEQALLYKHIFRNAMLLVISSFPAVFLGMFFSGSLLIEIIFSLDGLGLLGYDSLLHRDYPVVFGTLYIFTLLGLLASLVSDLLYVVVDPRIHFEKN from the coding sequence ATGTATGCCTACATCCTCAAGCGCTTGATGCTCATGATTCCCACCCTTCTTGGCATTATTACAATCAATTTCTTTATCATCCAGCTAGCCCCTGGGGGTCCAGTGGAGCAAATGATGCAAAAAATTGATGCCCTGCAATCTGTGGGGGGCGAGGTGTTTAAAGGCAGTGCAAAAGTGGGGGCCTATCGTGGTGATAGTGGAATGGATCAAGAGATGATTGCCCAGCTCAAGAAAATTTATGGTTTTGATAAGCCCATATGGGAGCGTTATTTCCTCATGCTCAAACAATATCTAAAACTCGATTTTGGGCAGAGCTACTATCGTCAGATTAGTGTGCTAGATCTCATCAAAGAAAAACTCCCTGTTTCTATTAGCCTGGGTGTATTTAGCACCTTGATTATTTATCTTTTGGGCATCCCGCTTGGGATTTTTAAGGCTTACCGTGATGGTGGGAAATGGGATGTGATAAGCAGCGTAGTCATCATCATGGCAAATGCCATCCCTGTGTTTTTATTTGGGATTTTGTTGATTGTGTTTTTTGCAGGAGGGAGTTATTTTGATTGGTTCCCATTGAAGGGGTTAGTGGGGGATGATTTTGAGAATTTGAGTTTTTGGGGCAAGATCAGAGATTATTTGTGGCATATTACTTTGCCTGTGCTGTGTTTGTCTATCGGGGGATTTGCTACTTTGGTGCTGCTAGTGAAAAATTCTTTTTTGGATGAGATGCAAAAATATTATGTGATGTATGGACGCATCAAAGGAGTGGGTGAGCAAGCTCTGTTGTATAAGCATATTTTTCGCAATGCCATGCTTTTGGTGATCTCTTCCTTCCCAGCGGTGTTTTTGGGAATGTTTTTTTCAGGATCCTTGTTGATCGAGATTATTTTCAGTCTTGATGGACTGGGGCTTTTGGGGTATGATAGCCTATTGCACCGTGATTATCCTGTCGTTTTTGGGACATTGTATATTTTTACATTACTGGGATTGCTTGCAAGTTTGGTGAGCGATCTTTTGTATGTGGTGGTTGATCCAAGAATTCATTTTGAAAAAAATTGA
- the trxB gene encoding thioredoxin-disulfide reductase encodes MIDLAIIGGGPAGLSAGLYATRGGIKNVVLFEKGMPGGQITGSSEIENYPGVKEILSGLDFMQPWQEQCFRFGLKHEMVEVERIEKRGNHFVILRNDGKEDEAKSVIITTGGSPKRTGIKGESELWGKGVSTCATCDGFFYKNKEVAVLGGGDTALEEAIYLTKMCKKVYLIHRRDGFRAAPVTIEHAKNNEKIEFLTPYVVEEILGDAMGVVGVRIKNTQTNEERKLDVPGIFIFVGYDVNNQILKQKDGKMLCDTDEYGSVLVDLSMRTNIPGFFAAGDIRVQAPKQVVCAAGDGATAALQAIAYLDSHK; translated from the coding sequence ATGATAGATTTAGCAATTATTGGTGGTGGTCCTGCTGGGCTTTCTGCAGGCTTGTATGCGACTCGCGGAGGCATAAAAAATGTCGTTTTATTCGAAAAAGGCATGCCTGGTGGACAGATCACAGGAAGCAGTGAGATTGAAAATTACCCTGGTGTTAAGGAAATATTAAGCGGATTGGATTTTATGCAGCCTTGGCAGGAGCAGTGTTTTCGCTTCGGACTCAAGCATGAGATGGTGGAAGTAGAGCGAATAGAAAAGAGAGGAAATCATTTTGTAATCCTAAGAAATGACGGGAAAGAGGATGAAGCAAAATCTGTGATTATTACCACGGGTGGAAGTCCCAAAAGAACAGGAATCAAGGGAGAGAGTGAGTTGTGGGGCAAGGGGGTTAGCACCTGTGCTACTTGCGATGGCTTTTTTTATAAAAACAAAGAGGTAGCAGTTTTGGGAGGCGGAGACACTGCGCTAGAAGAGGCAATTTATCTTACAAAAATGTGTAAAAAGGTCTATCTCATCCATAGGCGTGATGGCTTCCGTGCAGCTCCTGTGACTATTGAGCATGCCAAAAATAATGAAAAAATTGAGTTTCTTACTCCCTATGTGGTGGAGGAAATCCTAGGTGATGCGATGGGTGTAGTAGGCGTGAGGATCAAAAACACACAAACCAATGAAGAGCGCAAGCTTGATGTGCCTGGGATTTTTATCTTTGTGGGATATGATGTGAACAATCAGATCTTAAAGCAAAAAGATGGCAAAATGCTCTGTGACACTGATGAATATGGCAGTGTACTCGTGGATCTTTCGATGCGCACTAATATCCCGGGGTTCTTTGCTGCAGGAGATATCAGGGTCCAAGCACCTAAGCAGGTGGTGTGTGCAGCCGGTGATGGTGCCACAGCAGCGCTGCAAGCAATCGCATATCTTGATTCTCATAAATAA
- the dapB gene encoding 4-hydroxy-tetrahydrodipicolinate reductase, with protein sequence MRVGVFGASGRVGRLLVELLSQHESCSLSAAFLRDSTSLNLPKDCLITNDVVSFIAASDIIIDFSLPHATQLLLAALQDAPKPLVCGTTGLGQRDFVLLESLSQRAPVLYATNMSKGIAILNAAIGMVAKNFADADIEICEIHHRYKKDAPSGTALTLAETCARARGLELDRVRVSGRDGDIGARGREEIAVMSLRGGDVAGRHVVGFYADGEYLEFLHNATSRLTFAKGAIDAALWLFSKPSGMYHIQDILCLDA encoded by the coding sequence TTGAGAGTAGGAGTATTTGGAGCGAGCGGGAGAGTGGGGAGATTGCTTGTAGAGCTTCTTTCTCAGCATGAATCCTGCTCCCTTAGCGCGGCTTTCTTGCGTGATTCCACCTCTCTCAATCTCCCAAAAGACTGCCTAATCACCAATGATGTTGTAAGCTTTATTGCTGCAAGTGACATCATCATTGATTTTTCCCTTCCTCACGCCACGCAACTGCTTTTAGCAGCATTGCAAGACGCACCAAAACCCCTGGTTTGTGGGACTACAGGCCTTGGGCAGAGAGATTTTGTGCTGCTAGAGTCTTTGTCTCAAAGGGCCCCAGTGCTCTATGCGACCAATATGTCAAAAGGTATTGCTATCTTGAATGCAGCCATTGGCATGGTGGCAAAAAATTTTGCTGATGCAGATATTGAGATTTGTGAGATCCATCATCGTTACAAAAAAGATGCACCCAGTGGCACAGCGCTTACTTTGGCAGAGACTTGTGCAAGGGCGCGCGGTTTGGAGCTAGATAGGGTGCGCGTAAGTGGACGTGATGGAGACATCGGCGCAAGAGGCAGGGAGGAAATCGCAGTAATGAGCCTTAGGGGTGGGGATGTTGCTGGAAGGCATGTGGTGGGATTTTATGCAGATGGTGAATATTTAGAATTTTTACACAATGCTACTTCCCGCCTGACTTTTGCTAAGGGCGCTATAGATGCAGCCCTTTGGCTTTTCTCTAAGCCTAGTGGAATGTATCATATTCAAGATATCTTATGTCTAGATGCTTAG
- a CDS encoding DUF7488 domain-containing protein, which yields MRKLLLLFFASFSFLWSYDFSYCQKHYHEIAQKFDKKNFSTPVFYKGKTYFILYSQTPLKNKKILRHDPFVGLYLIAPQKEVRGFVLRSVDEIAKELQVSIIGPDFLIKTQILQNQRGFLDFAKLKIKAPSPNLVISNICYQIYGITTQEGGFITKPYIERFLSQEKPYYGDIGVRTQGNIVLQIDPFFPNNPFLPDDKILKIQNKIARKSLNVEWVISNLKEGERVRVLVERKIDKKTITKELSVVARARYGGFLLQDSFLESQKIGIDKNLKITKGNDLLKNGLENLQAGDRILWIARVNPLDLKGDVFDNLREVLMRAYLRYGYLEFLVNRNGFQFFTKVYPRGQ from the coding sequence TTGAGAAAATTGCTACTTCTTTTTTTTGCTAGTTTTTCTTTTTTGTGGAGTTATGATTTTTCTTATTGTCAAAAGCACTATCATGAAATCGCACAAAAATTTGACAAAAAAAATTTCTCCACACCCGTTTTTTACAAGGGAAAGACTTATTTCATCCTCTACTCACAAACCCCATTAAAAAACAAAAAAATCCTAAGACATGATCCCTTTGTGGGCCTTTATCTCATCGCTCCGCAAAAGGAGGTGCGTGGTTTTGTATTACGCTCTGTGGATGAGATTGCAAAAGAGCTTCAAGTAAGCATCATCGGCCCTGACTTTTTGATAAAAACCCAGATTTTACAAAATCAAAGGGGCTTTCTTGATTTTGCCAAGTTAAAGATAAAGGCTCCTAGCCCAAATCTTGTCATTAGCAACATCTGTTATCAAATTTATGGAATTACTACCCAAGAGGGAGGATTTATCACAAAGCCTTATATCGAGCGATTTTTATCCCAGGAAAAACCCTATTATGGAGATATTGGCGTGCGTACCCAGGGAAATATCGTGTTGCAAATTGATCCCTTTTTCCCAAATAATCCTTTTTTACCCGATGACAAAATTTTAAAAATTCAAAACAAGATCGCGCGAAAATCCCTCAATGTTGAGTGGGTGATTAGCAATCTCAAGGAGGGAGAGAGGGTGCGTGTGCTTGTGGAGCGCAAGATAGACAAAAAGACCATCACCAAAGAGCTCAGTGTGGTGGCAAGAGCACGCTATGGGGGATTTTTACTCCAAGATAGCTTTTTGGAGAGCCAAAAGATTGGGATTGATAAAAATCTCAAAATCACCAAGGGTAATGATTTGCTAAAAAATGGATTGGAAAATCTTCAGGCTGGAGATAGGATTTTGTGGATTGCTAGGGTCAATCCCTTGGATCTCAAGGGCGATGTGTTTGATAATCTTAGAGAGGTGTTGATGCGTGCGTATCTGCGTTATGGATATTTGGAATTTTTAGTAAATCGCAATGGATTTCAGTTTTTTACCAAGGTCTATCCCAGGGGGCAGTAA
- the ybeY gene encoding rRNA maturation RNase YbeY, translated as MSRCLEIDNQTTTLLETARLEKIAQTLSPQRMIELLFVDENMIQGMNKEYRNQDKPTDVLSFPLDAMGIANMPLGSVVICIPIAQGAAHFFGHSLEEEIALLFIHGVLHLQGYDHEVDLGEHYAAEKQWIEFFSLPSGLIVRTLEEPSKKQ; from the coding sequence ATGTCTAGATGCTTAGAGATTGATAATCAAACAACTACGCTGTTAGAAACTGCACGATTAGAAAAAATCGCACAGACCCTAAGCCCCCAAAGAATGATTGAGCTATTGTTTGTTGATGAAAATATGATTCAAGGCATGAACAAAGAATATCGCAACCAGGATAAGCCCACTGATGTGTTGAGCTTCCCTTTAGATGCTATGGGGATTGCCAACATGCCACTTGGCAGCGTGGTGATCTGCATTCCCATCGCACAAGGTGCTGCGCATTTTTTTGGCCATAGCTTGGAGGAAGAGATCGCATTGCTTTTTATCCATGGTGTATTGCATTTGCAGGGCTATGATCATGAGGTGGATTTAGGGGAGCACTATGCAGCAGAAAAGCAATGGATTGAGTTTTTTTCCCTCCCCTCTGGCTTGATTGTCCGCACCTTGGAGGAGCCCTCTAAAAAACAATAA